In one window of Methanolobus mangrovi DNA:
- the mtbA gene encoding methylcobamide:CoM methyltransferase MtbA, giving the protein MDEYTPKERLARALRGETVDRMPAISVTQTGTVEQMEACGAFWPEANEDAEKMAALAEAAHTVIGFEAVRVPFDITAEAEFFGCDIKAGTKEQQPSVVGHIVKSIEDVEKLKDYEINNGRVGVVCDAIKILAEKYGDELPIMASMLGPFSLAQHMNGDDWFMAIMTDEEFGFALMELTTEFNIAYAKKMVENGADTMVIIDPTASAMLIGDEFYQKFVVPAHKKIVDAMRELGVATVLHICGDTTPSLGLMESSGVDAISVDQNVDVATALSKVDRAVLVGNLDPVSALWKMTPEDIKKVSKGILESGVGLLGPGCGIVSKTPNANLQAMVEMAKSHKY; this is encoded by the coding sequence ATGGATGAATACACACCTAAAGAGAGATTAGCACGTGCATTAAGAGGAGAAACTGTTGACAGAATGCCAGCTATATCTGTTACACAAACAGGAACCGTAGAACAGATGGAAGCCTGTGGTGCATTTTGGCCGGAAGCTAACGAGGATGCAGAAAAAATGGCAGCACTCGCCGAAGCAGCCCACACCGTAATAGGCTTTGAAGCTGTACGTGTTCCTTTCGATATTACAGCTGAAGCTGAGTTCTTTGGTTGTGACATCAAAGCAGGTACAAAAGAACAGCAGCCATCTGTCGTGGGACATATTGTTAAATCAATTGAGGATGTCGAAAAACTCAAAGACTACGAGATCAACAATGGAAGAGTTGGCGTTGTCTGCGATGCTATAAAGATCCTTGCAGAAAAGTATGGCGATGAATTACCAATAATGGCCAGTATGCTAGGTCCTTTTTCCCTTGCACAGCACATGAATGGTGACGATTGGTTCATGGCAATTATGACTGATGAGGAATTTGGATTTGCACTTATGGAACTTACAACTGAATTCAACATTGCCTATGCAAAGAAAATGGTTGAGAACGGAGCAGACACCATGGTTATCATTGATCCGACAGCAAGTGCCATGCTCATAGGTGATGAGTTCTACCAGAAATTCGTGGTTCCTGCACACAAGAAAATTGTCGATGCAATGCGTGAACTCGGTGTAGCTACTGTACTTCACATTTGCGGAGATACCACCCCAAGTCTTGGACTCATGGAATCCTCCGGTGTAGATGCTATCAGCGTTGACCAGAATGTGGATGTTGCAACTGCCCTCAGCAAAGTTGACCGTGCTGTCCTCGTTGGAAACCTCGATCCTGTAAGTGCTCTCTGGAAAATGACACCAGAGGACATCAAGAAAGTCTCAAAAGGTATATTGGAATCCGGAGTGGGATTACTGGGTCCAGGATGCGGAATTGTAAGCAAGACACCAAATGCCAACCTTCAGGCAATGGTCGAAATGGCTAAAAGCCACAAATATTAA
- a CDS encoding methylamine methyltransferase corrinoid protein reductive activase produces MYGIALDLGTSGFRLQLLDLKTKGIIKTVMTMRHPLPGGNVIDHLGFAIQVGQDSANEIMTHTIHKMLDELHIPLSMIEKMAVCGNPIQLSLFQNIEIRDLAYAGKNMQRRLGIENVKRGLMIYKGSEMFGKDSGLDECEIIVLPSIEHEIGADALAMMVKTDFINQDDIAIVTDYGTNAEMALKVGDRIVTCSAAAGPSIEGQGIKCGMLASPGAVSDVNEEDGFWRVTVLDENMGPGKGDLIDPVTGIIIEKGEVQPRGITGTGVISAISLAISTGLIKKLPELPTGKLVLGEGIFLTDEDIAEAGKAIGAIRAAHLTLLIESGVKYEDLKYMYMSGASGTYVDAAKGRTIGLSPIFSKEIVQFGNTSLELARDVVLGNYKLQEIVDLADRIKADHIMLASNETFKNIYACELSYWTEGMQAEMYNDFLEAYGLPRLPDVTHVPTIEQRVNKDIEDTGYQGLAILKDFDMLIEEESNGCMQCLMCERECPEKAIHVVPKNGHIYVDYTAHLCLGMSCKRCIGACPVKAINYRQIRAVSAGDLSVV; encoded by the coding sequence TTGTATGGAATTGCATTAGATCTGGGAACAAGTGGATTTAGATTGCAGCTTTTGGATCTCAAAACCAAAGGCATCATAAAAACAGTGATGACAATGAGACACCCCCTGCCAGGAGGAAACGTCATCGATCACCTGGGTTTTGCAATTCAGGTAGGTCAGGATAGTGCGAATGAGATAATGACCCATACAATTCACAAAATGCTTGATGAATTGCATATCCCTCTTAGCATGATAGAGAAAATGGCTGTATGTGGTAATCCTATTCAGCTATCCCTTTTTCAGAATATAGAAATAAGAGACCTTGCCTATGCCGGTAAGAATATGCAAAGAAGGCTGGGTATTGAAAATGTAAAAAGAGGTCTGATGATCTACAAGGGTAGCGAAATGTTTGGCAAAGATTCCGGTCTGGATGAATGTGAAATAATCGTGCTGCCATCGATAGAGCATGAAATAGGAGCTGATGCCCTTGCTATGATGGTCAAGACCGACTTCATCAACCAGGATGATATAGCAATTGTAACAGACTACGGGACAAATGCTGAAATGGCTTTGAAGGTCGGTGACCGTATCGTTACCTGTAGTGCAGCAGCAGGACCTTCTATAGAAGGGCAGGGTATCAAATGCGGAATGCTTGCAAGTCCGGGTGCTGTTTCCGATGTGAATGAAGAGGATGGTTTCTGGAGAGTAACCGTACTGGATGAGAATATGGGACCCGGAAAAGGTGACCTTATAGATCCGGTAACAGGGATTATTATCGAAAAGGGTGAAGTTCAGCCCAGGGGAATTACCGGAACCGGTGTGATCTCTGCAATCTCACTTGCAATCAGTACCGGCCTGATCAAAAAACTACCGGAATTGCCTACTGGAAAACTTGTTCTGGGTGAGGGTATTTTCCTTACGGATGAAGATATTGCAGAGGCTGGAAAAGCCATAGGTGCCATAAGGGCTGCACACCTGACACTGCTTATAGAATCCGGTGTAAAATATGAAGACCTGAAGTACATGTACATGTCAGGTGCATCAGGCACATATGTTGATGCTGCCAAGGGAAGAACGATAGGCCTTTCTCCAATTTTCTCCAAAGAGATAGTCCAGTTTGGAAATACATCTCTGGAACTTGCAAGGGACGTTGTCCTTGGGAACTACAAACTCCAGGAGATAGTTGATCTTGCTGACAGGATAAAAGCAGATCATATTATGCTGGCTTCCAATGAGACTTTTAAGAATATATATGCATGTGAGCTCTCTTACTGGACCGAGGGTATGCAGGCTGAAATGTACAATGATTTCCTTGAAGCATACGGCTTGCCAAGACTACCTGATGTCACTCATGTTCCAACGATTGAACAGAGGGTTAACAAGGATATTGAAGATACCGGATACCAGGGTCTGGCAATACTAAAAGATTTCGATATGTTAATTGAAGAGGAATCTAATGGATGTATGCAATGCCTGATGTGTGAGCGTGAATGTCCTGAAAAAGCCATACACGTGGTTCCCAAGAACGGACACATATATGTGGATTACACCGCACACCTTTGTCTGGGTATGAGCTGCAAGAGGTGTATTGGTGCATGTCCTGTAAAAGCTATAAATTACAGGCAAATAAGGGCTGTTTCTGCCGGGGATCTGTCTGTTGTATGA
- a CDS encoding GAF domain-containing protein: MESIINNSPVIVISRKIEKNFPVKYVSNNIRQFGYTPDDFYSGELKFADLIHPEDRKGVLKTFKHLNKQLTEFVQEYRLVTRFDEIRYVEDRVHIRSYGSNDAHIEGTILDITERKHHEMITHQRQNAQGKSLTEISLEGVLELLVTNAEKIRPGLTCAVMLLDRDKQHICRVIAPNLPLVYKEAIEGVEIGYGVCSGGTALYMGERVIVEDIEEHPYWALYRDVAKKAGIKASWAELITASTGEILGVFIMYFNFPNAPKKACFEYLKSNADLAAIEIEHRIANETFRESEHKFKTIFNNINDQIYVSELNGNLIDVNQVVVDSLGYSKDYILKSSPLDIVPSWYVQRASELLKVIDRDHKAMYEAAAIRKDGSIIPLEINARMINYNGKKTILSVGRDITERKKAEKSKQLNESRLEALITLNEMTAASLDEVAEFVKEEAVRLTESKLGYLAFMNAGETELIMHSWSNSAMSECGITNKQFIYPVKSTGLWGEAVKQRKPIITNDYAAPSLLKKGYPKGHVELVRHMNVPIFDGDHIVAVVGVGNKEEDYDESDVRQLTLLLQGMWKLIQRQQLISALSKYSEELSKANTKLRSVNMIKAEFLEDSMKRGHDLVHGLDILDDETLNVLDDSQKEAISILLSNSERLKLLVDAILYNNLQQSGKIEYSFAPVSIGSVLSDVLLNQILLIDEKELMLEKDIPTGLPPIKGDKEKLNEMFVYLIHNAISLTPKGKCIGVGVCEENGYLHVTITDKGEGIDEDLIPRLFYKMYQVDDSIARMYQGLESSLYICKDTVDAHKGNIWIESEVGQGSSFHVKIPKWTETENT, translated from the coding sequence ATGGAATCAATAATAAATAATAGTCCCGTTATTGTGATTTCAAGGAAAATTGAGAAGAATTTCCCCGTCAAGTACGTATCCAATAATATCAGACAATTTGGATACACACCTGATGATTTTTATTCAGGGGAACTTAAATTTGCTGACCTTATTCATCCAGAGGATCGTAAAGGTGTTTTAAAGACTTTTAAGCACCTGAACAAGCAACTAACTGAATTTGTTCAGGAATACAGGTTAGTAACCCGATTTGATGAGATTCGTTATGTCGAAGACAGGGTTCATATAAGGTCTTATGGCAGTAATGATGCACATATAGAAGGTACGATTCTGGATATAACCGAGCGTAAGCACCATGAAATGATTACCCATCAACGTCAAAATGCTCAGGGGAAGTCTCTTACTGAAATATCTCTTGAGGGTGTTCTGGAACTGCTTGTCACAAATGCAGAAAAGATCCGCCCCGGTCTGACATGTGCTGTTATGTTGCTTGATAGGGATAAGCAGCATATATGTCGTGTAATCGCTCCAAACCTTCCTTTAGTCTACAAAGAAGCTATAGAAGGTGTTGAAATCGGATATGGGGTCTGTTCGGGCGGTACAGCACTTTACATGGGAGAAAGGGTTATCGTTGAGGATATAGAGGAGCATCCATATTGGGCACTATATAGGGACGTTGCAAAGAAGGCAGGCATCAAGGCCAGTTGGGCTGAACTGATAACGGCTTCCACCGGTGAGATACTTGGTGTCTTCATAATGTATTTTAATTTTCCGAATGCACCAAAAAAGGCATGTTTTGAATATCTCAAATCAAACGCAGACCTAGCAGCTATAGAGATCGAACACAGGATCGCTAATGAAACATTCAGGGAATCCGAACATAAGTTCAAAACCATTTTCAATAACATCAATGACCAGATATATGTAAGTGAACTGAACGGGAATCTTATAGATGTGAATCAGGTTGTTGTTGACAGCCTTGGATATTCGAAGGATTACATTCTAAAATCATCCCCTCTTGATATCGTACCTTCCTGGTATGTACAGCGTGCTTCTGAACTTCTCAAAGTGATCGACAGGGATCATAAGGCAATGTATGAAGCTGCAGCTATTCGCAAGGATGGTTCTATCATACCTCTGGAAATTAATGCGCGGATGATCAACTACAATGGAAAGAAGACTATACTGTCAGTTGGCCGTGATATTACCGAGCGTAAAAAAGCCGAAAAGTCAAAACAATTGAACGAATCCCGACTGGAGGCATTGATCACGCTCAACGAGATGACAGCTGCTTCCTTAGATGAGGTCGCTGAGTTTGTCAAGGAAGAAGCTGTTCGTCTAACTGAAAGTAAACTGGGATATCTTGCATTCATGAATGCCGGTGAAACAGAACTCATCATGCATTCCTGGTCAAACTCTGCAATGAGTGAATGTGGTATAACTAATAAACAGTTCATCTATCCTGTAAAGAGTACCGGATTATGGGGAGAGGCTGTAAAGCAGAGGAAACCTATCATCACCAATGATTATGCAGCTCCAAGCCTATTGAAAAAAGGGTATCCTAAAGGACATGTCGAATTGGTAAGGCATATGAATGTCCCAATATTTGACGGGGATCATATAGTTGCAGTAGTTGGTGTCGGAAACAAGGAAGAGGATTATGATGAATCAGACGTTCGTCAGCTGACCCTTTTACTACAGGGAATGTGGAAACTCATTCAGAGGCAGCAGTTGATAAGTGCGTTGAGTAAGTACTCCGAAGAACTTTCAAAGGCTAATACGAAGCTCAGATCTGTCAATATGATCAAGGCGGAATTCCTTGAGGATAGCATGAAAAGAGGCCATGATCTTGTGCATGGATTAGATATACTTGATGATGAAACATTGAATGTTCTGGATGATTCACAAAAAGAGGCTATCTCCATCCTGTTAAGCAATTCGGAAAGGTTGAAACTCCTTGTGGATGCAATTCTATACAATAACCTCCAGCAGTCAGGCAAAATTGAATATTCATTCGCGCCGGTAAGCATAGGCAGTGTTCTTTCTGATGTCCTGCTTAACCAGATACTGCTGATAGATGAAAAAGAACTGATGCTAGAGAAGGATATTCCAACAGGTCTTCCACCGATCAAGGGTGACAAAGAAAAACTGAATGAAATGTTTGTCTATCTTATTCACAATGCTATCAGTCTTACACCTAAAGGAAAGTGTATCGGGGTAGGGGTATGTGAGGAAAATGGTTATCTCCATGTCACTATTACCGACAAAGGCGAAGGGATAGATGAAGACCTGATACCCCGTTTGTTCTACAAGATGTATCAGGTGGATGACTCCATTGCAAGGATGTACCAGGGTCTTGAATCAAGTCTCTATATCTGCAAAGATACTGTAGATGCGCATAAGGGTAATATCTGGATAGAAAGTGAAGTCGGACAGGGAAGTTCATTCCATGTTAAGATTCCTAAATGGACCGAGACAGAGAATACATAA
- a CDS encoding oxidoreductase — protein MAFEKLFETSNIGKCKLKNRIIMAPIGNINMADQNGRPLDKMIEYFIERAKGGTGLLITGLVPVSYGIDPTLTEENNTTYFPRIDGSSRTRLSGWRDLTAAVKPYGSKIFIQLSAGLGRVGSPEPALKGKILRSASWNRNFYIPQVPHLPLSDRKIKKIVKMMGQSAANAKTAGFDGVQIHGHEGYLMDQLTSAPWNRRKFGRYRNKFQFGIDVVREIKKRCGEDFPVMYRIDLTQALQESYGDNVFKRRFRGKERTIEEGLQFCKALHEAGVDAFDVDKGCYDNWFWPHPPAYFDDAVYAREMAGRLKDFFRQENIDAKVVAVGKLGKPEKAEEVLNNNWADFVMLGRPLLADPYWPAKVRENRAKEIIHCIGDQEGCIESFKKGGHPCCSVNPYTGFEDTKKLVRADIIKKIAIIGAGPAGCEAAITAHKRGHEVTLFEKSERIGGQLFTASKMAIKHDIRRYLDNLQYRIDLLKKEGLKVEFNREIKTDDIKSKFDVIICCNGMKTFLPSIEGLETIRHIEAREFLNKEMDLPENIDNVLIIGGGMIGCEIAYSLAYEKDINVTVVGKNKELMPETVLANRAQMLWMMMGKGSPSGKKENTLKRPVKVYNASKVIGFTNGKAHIKANRDRKDPYTPWKSLIPENVKNPFEKELYSDKVEEILIDTDFVIFAIGGQADDSLYYDLLKAKAAIEVYSVGDSTEPGGVWEAINGANEIARNI, from the coding sequence ATGGCATTTGAAAAACTATTTGAAACGAGTAATATCGGCAAATGCAAACTGAAAAATAGAATTATCATGGCACCTATTGGTAATATCAATATGGCTGACCAAAATGGCCGTCCCCTCGACAAGATGATAGAGTATTTCATCGAAAGGGCAAAGGGAGGAACAGGTCTATTGATCACAGGCCTTGTCCCTGTTTCTTATGGTATAGACCCTACCCTTACAGAAGAGAACAACACAACTTATTTTCCCCGCATAGATGGTTCATCGAGAACCCGTCTTAGCGGCTGGAGAGATCTTACAGCAGCTGTGAAACCTTATGGCTCAAAGATATTTATCCAATTATCCGCAGGCCTTGGGAGAGTAGGGTCCCCTGAACCTGCATTGAAAGGAAAGATATTGAGATCAGCTTCATGGAATAGAAATTTTTACATTCCACAGGTTCCTCATCTGCCACTTTCTGACCGTAAAATCAAGAAAATTGTCAAAATGATGGGTCAGAGTGCAGCCAATGCGAAGACAGCAGGATTTGATGGTGTACAGATACATGGTCACGAAGGATATCTCATGGACCAGTTAACCTCTGCACCCTGGAACAGGAGAAAATTTGGCAGGTACAGGAATAAGTTCCAGTTCGGTATCGACGTTGTCAGGGAGATCAAAAAACGTTGCGGAGAAGATTTTCCTGTCATGTACAGGATAGACCTGACACAGGCACTACAGGAGAGCTACGGAGACAATGTATTCAAAAGACGTTTTCGTGGAAAAGAAAGGACAATTGAAGAAGGATTGCAGTTCTGCAAGGCACTCCATGAAGCCGGAGTCGATGCTTTTGATGTTGATAAAGGCTGCTACGACAACTGGTTCTGGCCTCATCCACCAGCCTATTTTGACGATGCTGTTTATGCCAGGGAAATGGCTGGAAGATTAAAAGATTTTTTCAGGCAGGAAAATATCGATGCAAAAGTAGTAGCTGTGGGAAAACTGGGGAAGCCTGAAAAAGCTGAAGAGGTACTGAATAACAACTGGGCAGATTTTGTAATGCTCGGAAGACCTCTTCTTGCTGATCCGTACTGGCCTGCTAAAGTAAGGGAAAACAGGGCAAAAGAGATAATCCATTGTATAGGGGATCAGGAAGGCTGTATAGAATCATTCAAAAAAGGTGGACATCCCTGTTGTTCAGTAAATCCCTACACAGGTTTTGAAGATACAAAAAAACTGGTCAGAGCAGATATCATTAAGAAAATAGCCATAATCGGAGCAGGACCTGCCGGCTGTGAAGCGGCTATCACAGCTCATAAAAGAGGCCATGAAGTGACCCTTTTCGAAAAAAGCGAACGAATTGGAGGACAACTGTTTACAGCCAGTAAAATGGCCATCAAACATGATATCAGAAGATATCTGGACAATCTCCAATACCGGATAGACCTCCTTAAAAAAGAAGGGCTTAAAGTTGAATTCAACAGGGAAATAAAGACAGATGATATCAAAAGTAAGTTTGACGTGATAATCTGCTGTAACGGAATGAAAACCTTTCTGCCTTCAATAGAAGGCCTGGAAACTATCAGGCATATTGAAGCCAGGGAATTCTTGAATAAGGAGATGGATCTGCCTGAAAACATTGATAATGTTCTGATAATAGGTGGAGGAATGATAGGTTGTGAGATTGCTTACTCTCTGGCCTATGAAAAAGATATCAACGTAACAGTAGTTGGCAAAAACAAGGAACTTATGCCTGAAACTGTGCTGGCCAACCGTGCCCAGATGTTGTGGATGATGATGGGTAAAGGCTCACCTTCCGGTAAGAAGGAAAATACCTTGAAACGACCTGTCAAAGTGTATAATGCTTCAAAGGTTATCGGGTTTACAAATGGCAAAGCCCACATAAAAGCGAACAGGGACAGGAAGGACCCTTATACCCCCTGGAAGTCATTGATTCCGGAAAATGTCAAAAATCCCTTTGAAAAAGAGCTTTACTCGGATAAGGTGGAAGAGATACTGATCGATACAGATTTTGTTATTTTTGCTATAGGAGGACAGGCAGATGATTCACTTTATTACGATCTGCTCAAAGCAAAAGCTGCCATTGAAGTATATTCTGTCGGAGATTCGACAGAACCCGGAGGGGTCTGGGAAGCTATTAATGGAGCTAATGAGATAGCCAGAAACATTTAA
- a CDS encoding formylglycine-generating enzyme family protein has protein sequence MTAFIDGMFIMKAETDGLLKSEESGFPDTYTNSLGMEFILIPAGKFEMGSPDDETNWYKNERPVHEVSIGEAFYIGKFLVTQEQWTEVVGSNPSKFVGNASPVDRVSWDAAQDFIKKLSEKEGTGKYRLPSEAEWEYACRAGTATRYSFGDNDSELDEYCYCGNLDIGSHPVGQKKPNPWGLYDMHGNLWEWMQDMYHDSYEDAPADGSPREDADVSSKIMRVLRGGSWQTSAAGCRSASRYCYPPIARRNSSRVGLRLLREI, from the coding sequence ATGACTGCTTTTATTGATGGAATGTTCATTATGAAAGCAGAAACTGATGGTCTATTAAAAAGTGAGGAATCAGGATTTCCAGATACTTACACAAATTCCCTTGGCATGGAATTCATATTGATTCCCGCAGGCAAATTTGAAATGGGTTCACCTGATGATGAAACTAACTGGTATAAGAATGAAAGACCTGTTCATGAAGTTAGCATAGGGGAAGCATTCTATATTGGTAAATTTTTGGTCACACAGGAGCAGTGGACTGAGGTAGTGGGCAGTAACCCTTCCAAGTTTGTTGGAAACGCCAGTCCTGTTGACAGAGTTTCATGGGATGCTGCACAGGATTTTATTAAGAAACTAAGTGAGAAAGAGGGTACTGGTAAATATCGTCTGCCTTCTGAAGCTGAATGGGAATATGCATGCAGGGCGGGTACTGCCACGAGGTATTCGTTTGGTGACAATGACTCCGAACTGGATGAATATTGTTACTGCGGTAATCTGGATATTGGCTCTCATCCTGTGGGCCAGAAGAAACCCAATCCATGGGGATTGTATGATATGCATGGAAATCTTTGGGAATGGATGCAGGACATGTATCATGATAGTTATGAAGATGCTCCTGCAGACGGTAGTCCCCGGGAGGATGCTGATGTTTCTTCAAAGATAATGAGGGTACTACGAGGAGGCAGCTGGCAAACGTCAGCCGCAGGATGCCGGTCTGCAAGTCGGTATTGCTATCCGCCGATTGCCCGCCGTAACAGCAGTCGTGTTGGTTTGCGGCTCCTTAGGGAAATATAA
- a CDS encoding corrinoid protein → MEENEIINGLTDAVVNGKKDLATELAQKALDEGIDPYIAVINGLAKGMEIMSERYENKQAFMPHLLMASNAMYGGMDVLIPHIKSEGAGARKVLVIGSVEGDVHDIGKNLVKTMMSAVGFEAVDLGKDVPIEQFVEAAVEHKADVISMSTLMTSTMDNMQRVMDGLQSRGIRDKMKIIIGGAPITADFAVEIGADATKTDAMEAARWAHEAAEALAPGRWD, encoded by the coding sequence ATGGAAGAAAATGAGATCATCAACGGTTTGACAGATGCTGTAGTTAACGGAAAGAAAGACCTTGCAACTGAATTAGCTCAGAAGGCACTGGATGAAGGTATTGACCCTTACATCGCAGTTATAAACGGTCTTGCAAAGGGCATGGAGATCATGAGCGAGAGATACGAGAACAAGCAGGCATTTATGCCACATCTTTTGATGGCTTCCAATGCAATGTACGGTGGTATGGATGTACTCATCCCTCACATCAAATCAGAAGGTGCAGGCGCAAGAAAAGTTCTCGTTATTGGCAGTGTTGAAGGAGATGTTCATGACATCGGAAAGAACCTTGTCAAAACAATGATGAGTGCTGTAGGTTTTGAAGCAGTTGACCTGGGAAAAGATGTACCTATCGAGCAATTCGTAGAAGCTGCTGTTGAACACAAAGCAGATGTCATATCCATGAGCACACTTATGACATCAACAATGGACAATATGCAGAGAGTTATGGACGGTCTCCAGAGCAGAGGTATCAGGGATAAAATGAAGATCATCATTGGTGGTGCACCTATTACTGCTGATTTTGCAGTTGAGATCGGAGCAGATGCCACAAAGACCGATGCAATGGAAGCTGCAAGATGGGCACATGAAGCAGCCGAAGCTCTTGCACCTGGCAGATGGGATTAA
- a CDS encoding helix-turn-helix transcriptional regulator gives MKTELISTVFLSEKRKNTLIMLMDGPATIDDIKKSINGTTSAIMAQVKILIEQGLIEQKDDEYRLTHIGRIILKKIKPLIEALNVVEDNKDFWESRDLGAVPDPLLDRIGDLGEIMIHEPDLNHLFEPPKELLTSLKQTKNVCTFYSYFCPTCPYNYAELAKKEVNYNLILTRPVYERLRDEYTEQYNAIMNSQNSHLFVCEEDIIKPGAISVTDNLLLLSFFNKKGLFDHKKVISFHKSARQWGQDFFYHYRQLAEQVK, from the coding sequence ATGAAAACAGAATTGATAAGTACAGTATTCCTATCGGAAAAGAGGAAAAATACCCTTATCATGTTAATGGATGGGCCAGCAACAATTGATGACATAAAAAAGTCTATAAATGGCACTACCAGCGCAATTATGGCTCAGGTAAAAATACTTATTGAGCAGGGCCTGATCGAACAAAAGGACGATGAGTACAGGCTAACTCATATCGGTAGAATTATTTTGAAAAAGATAAAACCATTGATAGAAGCACTAAATGTTGTTGAGGATAATAAGGATTTTTGGGAAAGTCGTGATCTGGGTGCAGTACCTGATCCTTTGCTGGACAGAATTGGCGATCTTGGAGAGATAATGATACATGAACCAGATCTCAACCATCTTTTCGAACCACCAAAAGAGTTGCTTACAAGCCTTAAACAGACAAAGAACGTGTGTACATTCTATTCATATTTTTGTCCTACATGCCCTTATAATTATGCTGAACTGGCAAAAAAAGAAGTGAACTACAATCTGATCCTTACCAGACCTGTATATGAAAGATTAAGGGATGAGTATACTGAACAGTATAACGCAATTATGAATTCCCAGAATTCTCACTTATTTGTATGTGAAGAAGATATCATAAAACCAGGTGCAATCTCTGTAACTGATAATCTCCTTTTGCTCTCTTTCTTTAACAAGAAGGGTTTGTTTGACCACAAAAAGGTTATCAGTTTCCATAAAAGTGCACGACAATGGGGTCAGGATTTCTTTTATCATTACAGGCAACTTGCAGAACAGGTTAAGTAA